aaaGACCACACATCTTTTTCACTCTTAATGTAATTTGTATTGATAATAAAAATCAAAGGTACCCTTTTAACAACATTGATGCTCATCtgaaatccttgaaagtttttaatatttagatcatttaaatgacatttcaacagttcacacttagctgatgattgattataaagcttgttttgcatgctgtcccgggagagagccctgagctcataagatcctcgagcccagggctccctcacgtttgcaaggcaagaggggagtttgagctcaggtagatctgaagaactcccctgctatagtagctgatgaacagatagtgattctTCTTAAGAGacaactacttactaggagcatgtctatggtgccgatttggattagtcaattggggaacgtgtaaactccacacagaaacgtcagctggcttggtaaggactaaaaccagtgatGCTCTTGCTGTGAGActacagtgttaaccactgggccactgtgccactcatctaggaaaggaggaggagtaggggtggaaggggggattgttcaaaacgaagatggctgtgatatggacaTTTGGgtttttatagtggcttaggaattgtctgattggtgaatcataaatttagTAATGCaagaccagctgcaagcaataaTAAcaagtgatcctctcgaaataagtttataaataaactatactgatatgcatttatgaatgtattatatcatctttgcatcaactTACAACAAACAAATTACTGCTTACGTGAGGCATTTCTAATTAGGATTAGGATTAGGattaggataaactttatttgtccctgagaggaaatttgtcttggccAAAAATGGTGCTTTAATGTTGCTCTAggcagacaataaaataaataaaacaaacaaaacaataaagaacatatattgtttacagaataagaccatatatacagttgaagtcataattattagcttCTCTGAGTTTatgccccctgtatattttttccccaatttctatttaacggagagaagattttttcaccacatttctaaacatgaaagttttaataactcatttctaatatctgattatctttgccatgatgacagtaatttatatttgactatatatttttcaagacacgtctatacagcttaaagtgacatttaaaggtttaactgggttaattaagttaacaaggccggttagggtaattaggcaagttgttgtataatgatggtttgttctgtagagtatagaaaaaaatatatagcctaaagggggtaataattttgtccctaaaatgtttttaaaaaaaattaaaaactgtttttattctagctgaaaataaatcaaaatttctccagaagaaaaaatattatcagacatactgtaaaaatgtccttgttctattaaacatcatttgggtaataattaaaatgataattctgactgtatagcTGCATTTTATGGCTTGGAAGTATGACCAAactttattagaatttttttttcattggaaaAGATATCATTCAAGatatagttttaattaaaaagttagTTATTCtaaaaaatgtgcaaaagggttttatataaaaaaaataagcttgaatATTTGAGAAAATTACCTGatcttatttgattatttattttaatttgtaaccttataataaacaaaatacaacttTAGATGAAcaataaattacactgtattttacatttcacaGATTTATTTGGAAATTATTATAAACTTTTCTCAAGAAACATCTTCTCACTTCTTttgtcacattttttatgttacagccttattccaaaatggactaaatgtatttatttcctcaaaatccAACACACtacaccccataatgacaatgtgaaaaaagattttttaaattgtagtaaatttattaaaaataaaaatcctgaaaaatcacatgtacataagtattcacagcctttgctcaaaacttcgttgatgcacctttggcggcaattacagcctcaaatctttttgaatatgataccTCAAGCTTGGCAGGCCTGCCTTTGGGAAATTTTCCCCATTcctttttgcagtacctctcaagctccatCAGGTTAAATGAGAaacgacggtgtacagccattttcagatctctctaaagatatttaataggatttagatctggccTCAGAcagataattttgtttttatggtctgagagtccttcggATGCCTtatggcaaattccaggcggggagtggcttctgaCTGGCCActccatacaggcctgatttggggattgctgcacagatggttgtccttctgtaagtttctcctctctccacagaagaatgctggagctaaGAGTAACCAtctggttattgatcacctccctgactttGGCCCTTCTCCctcaatcactcagcttagatggctggacagctctaggaagagtcctggtggttccaaacatcttccacttacggatgatggaggccactgtgctcattggaacttaaagagcagcagaaaattttctgtaaccttccccagccttgtgctcaGAGACAATcatgtctcggaggtctacagtttttacaattcctttgtcttcatgcttggtttgtgctttgacatgcactgtcaaccctgggaccttatatagacaggtgtatggcATTTCAAATCAtgcccaatcaactgaatttaccacaggtgaactccaatgaagctgctgaaacatctcaagaatgatcagtggaaacagaatgtacctgagctcaatttagagcttcaccaCAAAAGCTatcaatacttatgtacatgttattttttaggttttttattttttagaaatttgcagcaatttcaaaaaaatcttttttcacattgtcattttgaggtattgtgtgtagaattttgagtaaataaattaatttaatccgtTTAGAAATAAGgctataacataaaaaattgtggaaaaagtgaagcgctatgaatactttggATGCGCTGTATGTTGTATGTATATTTGTCATCAGTgtgttactgaaatgcaacatgTACTCTGTTAGCACTTACTGTAGTTTATTATAAAGCAAATGTCTGTAAACACTTGCTATGTATCCCTTCTCATCAGCTGATCACAGTAACTAACTGTAAACATCAGGAGTAAGATACTGTAACTGAatgttaaatgttttcttttaatggTTTTCTACGGGAAACTACTAAGCGTGTAATTTAGCATCTTGTGTTTGCTGTGTAAAGCATGTATTATCAATAAATAATTGTATCTGCGTTTCCATTTCTCATAAAGGATTGTGCTGATAGTGAGTGAGTCTCTGTAAAACTTCACTGAATGAGTGtgattacatttattaatgtgaTTTATGGACTCATTGTTCAGTGTTTTTGATTCAGACACCTTCATTCTTCATTAAAACCTAATGACTAGCAGagtgaaataattaattttgcaTTCATAGTGTTGCTATCGTGACAAATCTTTAATTTAAATATGGGCAGTTCAATATGTAAATACACTTTGATGCCTTTTTATGTAAATCCTAGAATAAATAGACATTCCAGGTGAATATCTTTCATTGGGATTCTGCTTTTCTGTCATCAGTAATCtgatcatttattaaataaaatcttcAAAAGAGGTTTTTGTAGTTTATGACAAACTAAAGATTAATGTGGTAATAATAAGAATtgctttaaagttttattgaatatattaaaGCTCATTCATACATTCTGCATCCAGCATCTTTATTCCAACTATAACCTATTGGCTGATGATACGCTTTGCTACATTAAACATACCGTTTACTGGACATGAAAGGTAGCTTTAAAGCTTTATATTTCAATGAAAAAGACACAGTGTTTAGGTAATTGGCTATACAatctattttatttctttaaaaacacgATGGAAAAACactgacatttttttaattatttaaaacttttagattACTCTAGGCTTATTTTACTTCTATTATGTATTTGCTCTTTTGCATGttctcattttaaaaacacactaTACTAGTTTGCACTctgagctggtgtgtgtgtgtgtgtgtgtgtgtgtgtgtgtgtgtgtgtgtcttcagctccTCCAGCTTCACACAGAGCCGAATAGACGCAGCAGAGGAATCTCAGGATCAGGATCTGTTGTCCTCAGTTCCTCTGCCCCTCCTGCTCTCCTTCTACAAATCATTGACAGCGTTTATCTGCACGAAACCTAACAATACAACATAAGCCATGACTGCTGGATTCAGATAAGTGTAAtgtcactggccacctgttcaGTGCAACCAGGGATGGTGCTCAAGATCATCTAAACTGGGCCGATCAGCCAGCGCTGCACTGAGAAACCAGCGAATCAGCTGATGGCACTCTATTGCACACAACCATGTCTTCAGAAACTAAaaacaacacacttctgctcgctCTCCACGCAGactctgaatgtgtctgaatctcttacctgttgacaagctCCTAGGAAAGGTCAGTCTGCTTCGGGATGTGACCCTCTGTGCGCCTCTGAAGGGGAAACAGTCACACAGGATGTTGTAGAGCTTCACTCCTACTGACCAGACTGCAGCTGAAGTGGCATTGTAGCGATGTCTGCGAAACCAATCAGAAGGAGCGTAGGCAGGAGTGCCTAAGAGACACAAGAAGACCACAAATATCTGCTCAAAATGCTCCAGTACAGACAAATTCCCTTTAGTTGATCAGCTGAAGTTCACAAAAATCAACAGAACGTTTCCTTCTGTAACTCACCTGCAAAGTATTTGTAGTGCGAGCGCTTCAGCAGGTCTCCACAGCCGAACTCCAACAGCCTGATGTCCTGagactctgtggagatcagcaggttctctggcttgacgTCCTGGTGCAGGATGCTGCGGCTCTCACAGTGTTTTAGCGCCacgatcagctgcaccagcactttccTGGCCAGACGCTCCTCCAGACAGCCGTTTTCCTCACAGAAGCGCTGGAGATCTTGGCAAGAagacgctccaggatcaggatgtagcgtctgagatggtcaaaccagtccagcagctgcaggacactggggcaGACAAGAGCTGAAGTGACGCGGGTCATCAAcgccacctccagcggcagccgaccctgaccgTCCTGTGAGACAAACTCTCCATTATATCCAGGAATGAATCAAACACGGCAAACACAGCAGATTCACACCAAAACATACAACTTTCAGTCTCTCTGGGGTTCGGCACGTACTTGATGGCCACCTGCAGACAGAAAAAGCGGAGTAAATCACACCTGTCTGATTGTGACACATGACATTTACTGACAGCAACATTTCTAAAGCATGTCTGAATGAAGGAGTGAAGAGAGGCTCTTACTGGCAGACCATCAGACCTGCGgatcccagcaaacacagagccgaaTCCACCTCGTCCCAGCAACGGGCCCTTTCAGGTAcaagtctgcaacacagaaaagcacaagaaatgaagaatgaagaaaaaaacatgCTGCAGTGTCTTCAATGAAAAATCATTTCCTAACTGAGTCATATGATCTGGAAGATTTGAGCTGTGCTGACCTTTGCGAGAGCGTTTTGCCAGTCTCTGGGAAGAGGTGGACAGTGTTTGCTGGCTTCAGCTGCTTTGCCTTTTCCTCTTGCTGTTCCTCTGGTCTGTGGATGCAGAATCAGCCAAATGTGAAGGCAGAGGAGCCATATAACCAGGAAGCTCAGCGGTGCTGTCCCGTGTGTCTGTGTCCAGAGCTGCTGTCTGGGTAAAAGCAGCACTCCTGGGTCTGGAATGGCTTGAGGCTAAAATATAAAATCACACACAGCAAACACTTTTACTGCTTACTTTTATCACACTTTTAGTAGGAACTTGAAGCAACTCtgcagttttcttttattataattgttttaaagaataaaaaactttaatcaaaacatttttttaattatttttttgctaCATGTAAACTTCTATGATCTTTTGCATATTAGTCAAACATCGTACAGCATCATACAGTGACAAACCAATGACAaacaaatgacaaattaaaaactcacctcctctttcttcaccctTGTGAGACATGGGTAATGACCTAAAACctgcaataaaacaagaaaatacagataaaatataaaaaataataatttaaaacaaagtaaataaaagaaaaatatgaacaaaacgaagtaaaaatgaaaaaattacaataaaacaaatttaaagaaaaaaacagaaaacaagaaaggaaataaaaactgattaaataatatgtgctcTTTACAATTTGTCTTTTCTTAGAAATCCTCGAGCAGCTTCATAAATCTCAGATTCGCACAGAAATGGTCTGCAAAACTCGCCTGTCAACCGACAGATTGCGATGGGCTGGGTTGTTTATATGCAGTCAGAATTTATAT
The DNA window shown above is from Danio rerio strain Tuebingen ecotype United States chromosome 25, GRCz12tu, whole genome shotgun sequence and carries:
- the LOC141380997 gene encoding serine/threonine-protein kinase pim-3-like, which produces MESLSHRTTLHPDPGASSCQDLQRFCEENGCLEERLARKVLVQLIVALKHCESRSILHQDVKPENLLISTESQDIRLLEFGCGDLLKRSHYKYFAGTPAYAPSDWFRRHRYNATSAAVWSVGVKLYNILCDCFPFRGAQRVTSRSRLTFPRSLSTGKRFRHIQSLRGERAEVCCF